The following are encoded together in the Bombus affinis isolate iyBomAffi1 chromosome 6, iyBomAffi1.2, whole genome shotgun sequence genome:
- the LOC126918000 gene encoding reticulophagy regulator 2-like isoform X3, with the protein MERLSRVACYFRWMRNAIPHDASEAEDEHKTVENERYRNVGCNFEGSRRLCSILESILLWENSMNSISVLIIFNILFWGIIVLEIRGLAAASSAALVIILCYSTLEAQVQKENKALDTAASYAKAEQIEKIGKIIKSAIHWLKQLRKEQPGVFCTAVCFLSLGLWIIGRTINGILLTYTICMSILLGPPLLLKLPSKMVVQKEWDSEIEEFLPAVTEDNLQVLTRAGESGDQSPTPTSVLSDAQNGLKMPSHEDGSTDGVEVSELDLSAEETDVDGIKFQSGHFEKGSSSEEEAELEPISSKLVIHSDESGSEFEIIDGQDIDDLDVA; encoded by the exons ATGGAACGGCTTTCGAGAGTGGCATGTTATTTTCGATGGATGAGGAACGCAATACCTCATGATGCAAGTGAAGCGGAGGACGAACATAAAACTGTCGAGAATGAACGGTATCGGAATGTCGGGTGCAATTTCGAAGGCTCTAGGCGACTTTGTAGCATTTTGGAGAGTATCCTTCTTTGGGAGAACTCTATGAACAGTATATCCGTCCTCATCATATTCAATATACTGTTTTG ggGCATTATTGTATTAGAAATTCGTGGTCTTGCTGCAGCTAGCAGTGCTGCACTGGTCATTATACTCTGTTATAGTACCTTGGAAGCTCAAGTTCAGAAGGAAAATAAAGCATTGGACACAGCTGC TTCCTATGCAAAAGCAGAGCAAATtgaaaaaataggaaaaataataaaatctgCAATTCATTGGTTGAAACAGTTAAGGAAAGAGCAACCAGGAGTG TTTTGTACTGCAGTATGCTTTCTTTCTTTGGGCCTATGGATTATTGGTCGTACTATAAATGGTATACTTCTTACATATACAATATGCATGAGCATTTTACTTGGACCTCCGTTGCTGTTGAAGTTACCTAGCAAAATGGTAGTACAAAAAG aGTGGGATAGTGAAATAGAAGAGTTTTTACCAGCAGTAACTGAAGACAATCTTCAAGTTCTTACAAGAGCTGGAGAATCAGGGGATCAATCTCCAACACCGACAAGTGTATTGTCTGATGCTCAAAATG GTCTTAAGATGCCATCACATGAAGATGGAAGTACTGATGGTGTAGAAGTTTCTGAATTAGACCTTAGTGCTGAAGAAACTGATGTGGATGGTATTAAATTTCAAAGTGGCCATTTTGAGAAAGGATCATCTTCTGAAGAAGAAGCAGAACTTGAACCAATATCAAGTAAACTAGTTATTCATAGTGATGAAAGTGGTagcgaatttgaaataattgATGGTCAAGATATTGATGATTTAGACGTTGCATGA
- the LOC126918003 gene encoding NECAP-like protein CG9132 isoform X2 has translation MRLVSQGDSITIKLEDKVTGELFAKCPIEQYPGIAVEPVTDSSRYFVLRIQDDNGRSAFIGVGFLDRSDSFDLNVALQDHFKWLRNQEQIEKEKDTPKQELDLRFKEGETIKINMKITKKDGSEVTAKTKQRANTNLGLPPPPGGVKIAPPPAKTPTSSPAHKPAQNQNQPSSEWGEFASASQQSQTQQPPTVGNASWVQF, from the exons ATGCGTCTTGTCTCTCAGGGAGACTCAATTACTATTAAATTGGAAGATAAAGTTACTGGAGAATTATTTGCAAAATGTCCAATTGAACAATATCCAGGAATTGCAGTTGAACCAGTTACAGATTCTTCTCGTTATTTTGTTCTAAGAATTCAAGATGATAATGGAAGATCAGCTTTTATTGGTGTTGGATTTTTGGATAGATCTGATAGCTTTGATTTAAATGTTGCCCTTCAAGATCATTTTAAATGGCTCAGAAATCAAGAACAAATTGAGAAGGAAAAAGATACACCAAAACAAGAATTAGACCTCAGATTTAAAGAAGgagaaacaataaaaataaacatgAAAATTACT aagAAGGATGGTAGTGAAGTTACTGCTAAAACAAAACAACGTGCCAACACAAACTTGGGTTTACCACCTCCACCAGGTGGTGTAAAAATTGCACCACCACCTGCAAAAACTCCAACATCATCTCCTGCACACAAACCTGCTCAGAATCAAAATCAACCAAGTTCTGAATGGGGAGAATTTGCAAGTGCATCTCAGCAGTCTCAAACTCAACAACCACCAACAGTAGGAAATGCCAGTTGGGTTCAATTTTAA
- the LOC126918002 gene encoding tRNA methyltransferase 10 homolog A isoform X1: protein MENEKDTNNIGNDTQYAKICEQKTCFNTDKKLSELHPNLSKHQLKKVKKREKWLTRKVERRLREREKTRQKRAFARANNIDLGPSRKALKKSTMADSSCKIGITVDLSFDDLMIDKDIAKLTKQILRCYTLNRRAIAPMQFSLTSFNGKSKADMQKHNGYEHWDVKFHAEPYLDVYPKEKIIYLTSESENIITQLECDYVYVIGGLVDHNSHKGLCHKLAIQAGITHGRLPLDKFLSMKARKVLTVDHVFEILLRVSEGKTWQEAFLQVLPERKNAQLIVPLENNKNTLHIYNDKEDIFQQNNEIESNVKINEFENMNNVCT from the exons ATGGAGAATGAGAAGGATACAAATAACATTGGAAATGATACACAATATGCAAAAATTTGTGAACAGAAAACATGTTTCAATACAGATAAAAAGTTATCAGAATTACATCCAAATTTGAGTAAACATCAGCTgaagaaagtaaaaaaaagggaaaaatggTTGACACGAAAGGTTGAACGAAG aTTACGTGAGCGAGAAAAAACAAGACAGAAACGAGCATTCGCTCGTGCAAATAATATAGATCTTGGACCATCCAGGAAAGCTTTAAAGAAAAGTACAATGGCAGATAGCAGTTGTAAAATTGGAATAACAGTCGATTTGTCTTTCGATGATTTAATGATTGATAAGGATATTGCAAAGTTAACTAAACAAATACTAAGGTGTTATACTTTGAATAGACGAGCTATTGCACCAATGCAATTTTCTCTTACTAGTTTTAATGGGAAGTCAAAAGCTGATATGCAAAAGCACAATGGATACGAACATTGGGAt gTAAAATTTCATGCAGAACCTTATTTGGATGTTTATCCAAAGGAAAAAATTATATATCTTACTAGTGAATCAGAAAATATTATTACTCAGTTAGAATGTGATTATGTGTACGTTATAGGTGGTCTTGTTGATCATAACAGTCATAAG GGTCTCTGTCATAAATTAGCTATACAAGCTGGTATAACACATGGCAGATTACCTCTAGATAAATTCTTAAGTATGAAAGCAAGGAAAGTTTTGACTGTTGATCATG TGTTTGAAATTTTACTTAGAGTCAGTGAAGGAAAAACATGGCAGGAAGCATTTCTACAAGTTTTGCCAGAAAGAAAAAATGCACAATTAATTGTAccattagaaaacaataaaaatacattacaTATTTATAATGACAAGGAAGACATTTTTCAGCAAAATAATGAAATAGAATCAAATGTTAAAATTAATGAATTTGAAAACATGAATAATGTGTGTACATAA
- the LOC126917999 gene encoding uncharacterized protein LOC126917999, with protein sequence MQVIGVDGRVIGYFFCFLILQAKLTNSRTSWRLSAGKVVKTTDIVSTVEDDPILDILASSISIGNGHSWSRTAISEKYEKIQPYCQDCKSVASGNHERRFSSYVLKDTPNATESFPLSSQVSNEQVMCTSGQQCEDIILDCGKPVNFTYYDNLLGVVNRDKHPLVPELNVVLMFKKNDGKTMDVDIDLLEKRLMKAKREKPKSVQLYNQIGNFWRIKGDAQRSIECFRRALAVSPHNAEVLLNLAQVLLVQQYLDDATYLARRSLELQPPDRNAWEQYLTLGQIFKAYGHYQEAAVHLRHALELKPDLSEAAEALREIESIPVTSIHIYTLLIIICLVLGVLLVVLSSVECDEDSSLVNGQFQRPVQRHFSRAMAMRSLRLNVSRNKRC encoded by the exons ATGCAAGTTATTGGGGTTGACGGTCGTGTCATTGGctattttttttgttttctgaTACTGCAAGCGAAACTAACGAACTCAAGAACCTCTTGGAGGCTCAGTGCTGGCAAAGTCGTCAAAACAACAGACATCGTGAGCACAGTTGAGGATGATCCTATTCTCGATATCCTGGCGAGCAGCATTAGTATCGGAAATGGACACAGTTGGAGTAGAACAGCTATTTCTGAAAAATACGAAAAGATACAACCCTATTGCCAAGATTGTAAAAGTGTTGCTTCTGGAAACCATGAACG ACGATTCTCGTCATACGTGTTGAAGGATACACCAAATGCCACTGAATCTTTCCCTCTATCATCTCAAGTGTCAAACGAGCAAGTCATGTGCACTTCTGGTCAACAATGTGAGGATATAATTCTAGACTGTGGAAAGCCTGTCAATTTCACTTATTATGATAACTTGCTTGGTGTTGTAAATAGAGATAAACATCCATTGGTTCCAGAACTTAATGTAGTACTCATGTTTAAGAAGAATGATGGCAAAACTATGGATGTTGACATTGATCTGTTAGAGAAACGCTTAATGAAAGCAAAAAGAGAG AAACCAAAATCTGTCCAACTTTACAATCAAATAGGAAATTTTTGGCGTATAAAAGGTGATGCACAAAGATCAATTGAATGCTTTCGGAGAGCACTTGCTGTATCACCACATAATGCAGAAGTTTTGTTAAATTTAGCTCAAGTATTATTAGTTCAACAATATTTGGATGATGCAACATATTTAGCAAGACGTTCTTTGGAATTACAACCTCCAGATCGTAATGCTTGGGAACAATATCTTACACTTGGTCAAATATTTAAG GCATATGGTCATTATCAAGAAGCAGCTGTACATTTACGACATGCTTTAGAATTAAAACCAGACCTCTCTGAAGCAGCAGAAGCTTTAAGAGAGATAGAGTCAATTCCGGTTACAAGCATACATATCTATACATTACTGATAATAATATGTCTG GTACTTGGAGTACTGTTGGTAGTTTTAAGCAGTGTAGAGTGTGATGAAGATTCTAGTCTAGTTAATGGACAATTTCAACGTCCAGTTCAACGTCACTTTAGTCGCGCTATGGCTATGCGCAGTTTACGACTTAATGTTTCTCGTAATAAACGTTgttga
- the LOC126918000 gene encoding uncharacterized protein LOC126918000 isoform X1 — translation MERLSRVACYFRWMRNAIPHDASEAEDEHKTVENERYRNVGCNFEGSRRLCSILESILLWENSMNSISVLIIFNILFWGIIVLEIRGLAAASSAALVIILCYSTLEAQVQKENKALDTAASYAKAEQIEKIGKIIKSAIHWLKQLRKEQPGVFCTAVCFLSLGLWIIGRTINGILLTYTICMSILLGPPLLLKLPSKMVVQKEWDSEIEEFLPAVTEDNLQVLTRAGESGDQSPTPTSVLSDAQNEFLIDEDLLGLKMPSHEDGSTDGVEVSELDLSAEETDVDGIKFQSGHFEKGSSSEEEAELEPISSKLVIHSDESGSEFEIIDGQDIDDLDVA, via the exons ATGGAACGGCTTTCGAGAGTGGCATGTTATTTTCGATGGATGAGGAACGCAATACCTCATGATGCAAGTGAAGCGGAGGACGAACATAAAACTGTCGAGAATGAACGGTATCGGAATGTCGGGTGCAATTTCGAAGGCTCTAGGCGACTTTGTAGCATTTTGGAGAGTATCCTTCTTTGGGAGAACTCTATGAACAGTATATCCGTCCTCATCATATTCAATATACTGTTTTG ggGCATTATTGTATTAGAAATTCGTGGTCTTGCTGCAGCTAGCAGTGCTGCACTGGTCATTATACTCTGTTATAGTACCTTGGAAGCTCAAGTTCAGAAGGAAAATAAAGCATTGGACACAGCTGC TTCCTATGCAAAAGCAGAGCAAATtgaaaaaataggaaaaataataaaatctgCAATTCATTGGTTGAAACAGTTAAGGAAAGAGCAACCAGGAGTG TTTTGTACTGCAGTATGCTTTCTTTCTTTGGGCCTATGGATTATTGGTCGTACTATAAATGGTATACTTCTTACATATACAATATGCATGAGCATTTTACTTGGACCTCCGTTGCTGTTGAAGTTACCTAGCAAAATGGTAGTACAAAAAG aGTGGGATAGTGAAATAGAAGAGTTTTTACCAGCAGTAACTGAAGACAATCTTCAAGTTCTTACAAGAGCTGGAGAATCAGGGGATCAATCTCCAACACCGACAAGTGTATTGTCTGATGCTCAAAATG AGTTTCTTATTGATGAAGATCTTCTAGGTCTTAAGATGCCATCACATGAAGATGGAAGTACTGATGGTGTAGAAGTTTCTGAATTAGACCTTAGTGCTGAAGAAACTGATGTGGATGGTATTAAATTTCAAAGTGGCCATTTTGAGAAAGGATCATCTTCTGAAGAAGAAGCAGAACTTGAACCAATATCAAGTAAACTAGTTATTCATAGTGATGAAAGTGGTagcgaatttgaaataattgATGGTCAAGATATTGATGATTTAGACGTTGCATGA
- the LOC126918003 gene encoding NECAP-like protein CG9132 isoform X1 codes for MDTYESVLLVKSEVFVFKIPPRSTNRGYRAADWNLQEPTWTGRMRLVSQGDSITIKLEDKVTGELFAKCPIEQYPGIAVEPVTDSSRYFVLRIQDDNGRSAFIGVGFLDRSDSFDLNVALQDHFKWLRNQEQIEKEKDTPKQELDLRFKEGETIKINMKITKKDGSEVTAKTKQRANTNLGLPPPPGGVKIAPPPAKTPTSSPAHKPAQNQNQPSSEWGEFASASQQSQTQQPPTVGNASWVQF; via the exons ATGGATACGTATGAAAGTGTATTACTTGTGAAATCTGAAGTCTTTGTATTTAAAATACCGCCAAGGTCAACGAATAGGGGTTATCG AGCAGCTGACTGGAATCTCCAAGAACCTACATGGACTGGACGTATGCGTCTTGTCTCTCAGGGAGACTCAATTACTATTAAATTGGAAGATAAAGTTACTGGAGAATTATTTGCAAAATGTCCAATTGAACAATATCCAGGAATTGCAGTTGAACCAGTTACAGATTCTTCTCGTTATTTTGTTCTAAGAATTCAAGATGATAATGGAAGATCAGCTTTTATTGGTGTTGGATTTTTGGATAGATCTGATAGCTTTGATTTAAATGTTGCCCTTCAAGATCATTTTAAATGGCTCAGAAATCAAGAACAAATTGAGAAGGAAAAAGATACACCAAAACAAGAATTAGACCTCAGATTTAAAGAAGgagaaacaataaaaataaacatgAAAATTACT aagAAGGATGGTAGTGAAGTTACTGCTAAAACAAAACAACGTGCCAACACAAACTTGGGTTTACCACCTCCACCAGGTGGTGTAAAAATTGCACCACCACCTGCAAAAACTCCAACATCATCTCCTGCACACAAACCTGCTCAGAATCAAAATCAACCAAGTTCTGAATGGGGAGAATTTGCAAGTGCATCTCAGCAGTCTCAAACTCAACAACCACCAACAGTAGGAAATGCCAGTTGGGTTCAATTTTAA
- the LOC126918002 gene encoding tRNA methyltransferase 10 homolog A isoform X2 has translation MENEKDTNNIGNDTQYAKICEQKTCFNTDKKLSELHPNLSKHQLKKVKKREKWLTRKVERRLREREKTRQKRAFARANNIDLGPSRKALKKSTMADSSCKIGITVDLSFDDLMIDKDIAKLTKQILRCYTLNRRAIAPMQFSLTSFNGKSKADMQKHNGYEHWDVKFHAEPYLDVYPKEKIIYLTSESENIITQLECDYVYVIGGLVDHNSHKGLCHKLAIQAGITHGRLPLDKFLSMKARKVLTVDHESVKEKHGRKHFYKFCQKEKMHN, from the exons ATGGAGAATGAGAAGGATACAAATAACATTGGAAATGATACACAATATGCAAAAATTTGTGAACAGAAAACATGTTTCAATACAGATAAAAAGTTATCAGAATTACATCCAAATTTGAGTAAACATCAGCTgaagaaagtaaaaaaaagggaaaaatggTTGACACGAAAGGTTGAACGAAG aTTACGTGAGCGAGAAAAAACAAGACAGAAACGAGCATTCGCTCGTGCAAATAATATAGATCTTGGACCATCCAGGAAAGCTTTAAAGAAAAGTACAATGGCAGATAGCAGTTGTAAAATTGGAATAACAGTCGATTTGTCTTTCGATGATTTAATGATTGATAAGGATATTGCAAAGTTAACTAAACAAATACTAAGGTGTTATACTTTGAATAGACGAGCTATTGCACCAATGCAATTTTCTCTTACTAGTTTTAATGGGAAGTCAAAAGCTGATATGCAAAAGCACAATGGATACGAACATTGGGAt gTAAAATTTCATGCAGAACCTTATTTGGATGTTTATCCAAAGGAAAAAATTATATATCTTACTAGTGAATCAGAAAATATTATTACTCAGTTAGAATGTGATTATGTGTACGTTATAGGTGGTCTTGTTGATCATAACAGTCATAAG GGTCTCTGTCATAAATTAGCTATACAAGCTGGTATAACACATGGCAGATTACCTCTAGATAAATTCTTAAGTATGAAAGCAAGGAAAGTTTTGACTGTTGATCATG AGTCAGTGAAGGAAAAACATGGCAGGAAGCATTTCTACAAGTTTTGCCAGAAAGAAAAAATGCACAATTAA
- the LOC126918000 gene encoding reticulophagy regulator 2-like isoform X2 → MERLSRVACYFRWMRNAIPHDASEAEDEHKTVENERYRNVGCNFEGSRRLCSILESILLWENSMNSISVLIIFNILFWGIIVLEIRGLAAASSAALVIILCYSTLEAQVQKENKALDTAASYAKAEQIEKIGKIIKSAIHWLKQLRKEQPGVFCTAVCFLSLGLWIIGRTINGILLTYTICMSILLGPPLLLKLPSKMVVQKEWDSEIEEFLPAVTEDNLQVLTRAGESGDQSPTPTSVLSDAQNDLLGLKMPSHEDGSTDGVEVSELDLSAEETDVDGIKFQSGHFEKGSSSEEEAELEPISSKLVIHSDESGSEFEIIDGQDIDDLDVA, encoded by the exons ATGGAACGGCTTTCGAGAGTGGCATGTTATTTTCGATGGATGAGGAACGCAATACCTCATGATGCAAGTGAAGCGGAGGACGAACATAAAACTGTCGAGAATGAACGGTATCGGAATGTCGGGTGCAATTTCGAAGGCTCTAGGCGACTTTGTAGCATTTTGGAGAGTATCCTTCTTTGGGAGAACTCTATGAACAGTATATCCGTCCTCATCATATTCAATATACTGTTTTG ggGCATTATTGTATTAGAAATTCGTGGTCTTGCTGCAGCTAGCAGTGCTGCACTGGTCATTATACTCTGTTATAGTACCTTGGAAGCTCAAGTTCAGAAGGAAAATAAAGCATTGGACACAGCTGC TTCCTATGCAAAAGCAGAGCAAATtgaaaaaataggaaaaataataaaatctgCAATTCATTGGTTGAAACAGTTAAGGAAAGAGCAACCAGGAGTG TTTTGTACTGCAGTATGCTTTCTTTCTTTGGGCCTATGGATTATTGGTCGTACTATAAATGGTATACTTCTTACATATACAATATGCATGAGCATTTTACTTGGACCTCCGTTGCTGTTGAAGTTACCTAGCAAAATGGTAGTACAAAAAG aGTGGGATAGTGAAATAGAAGAGTTTTTACCAGCAGTAACTGAAGACAATCTTCAAGTTCTTACAAGAGCTGGAGAATCAGGGGATCAATCTCCAACACCGACAAGTGTATTGTCTGATGCTCAAAATG ATCTTCTAGGTCTTAAGATGCCATCACATGAAGATGGAAGTACTGATGGTGTAGAAGTTTCTGAATTAGACCTTAGTGCTGAAGAAACTGATGTGGATGGTATTAAATTTCAAAGTGGCCATTTTGAGAAAGGATCATCTTCTGAAGAAGAAGCAGAACTTGAACCAATATCAAGTAAACTAGTTATTCATAGTGATGAAAGTGGTagcgaatttgaaataattgATGGTCAAGATATTGATGATTTAGACGTTGCATGA